One window from the genome of Plasmodium relictum strain SGS1 genome assembly, chromosome: 12 encodes:
- the IDH gene encoding isocitrate dehydrogenase (NADP), mitochondrial precursor, putative, whose translation MINRKILKNNLFTIVKHNVHNDSAFNLCGKIKVENPIVELDGDEMTRIIWRDIKNKLILPYLDLKTKYFDLSIQNRDKTNDEITLEAAEEIKKTSVGIKCATITPDAARVKEFNLKKMWKSPNGTIRNILDGTVFRAPILIKNIPRLIPNWKKPIVIGRHAYADQYKQKSLKIEKKGKFEIVFTPDDNSGVVRETIFDFKSPGVCLGMYNTEESIRNFALSCFQYALDLKMPVYMSTKNTILKIYDGLFKDVFNEVYEEKFRKSFEQHNLWYEHKLIDDMVAQVLKSEGGFVWACKNYDGDIQSDAVAQGYGTLGLMSSILMCPDGVTCVAEAAHGTVTKHYRCYQKGQKTSTNPIASIFAWTRGLQQRAKLDNNQKLQQFCYALEKACIETVEDGLMSKDLVACIKGIKNVTEKDYLYTDDFIDAINEKLKLKLLVYQSKNDSQATTTKLNNDNWNHYAPQEHSS comes from the coding sequence atgataaatagaaaaattttgaaaaataatttatttaccATTGTTAAGCATAATGTTCATAATGATTCCGCTTTTAATTTATGTGGAAAGATAAAAGTTGAAAATCCTATAGTTGAATTAGATGGAGATGAAATGACTAGAATAATATGGAGagacataaaaaataaattgataTTGCCTTATTTAGATTTAAAAACAAAGTATTTTGATTTGTCGATTCAAAATAGAGATAAAACAAATGATGAGATAACTTTAGAAGCAgcagaagaaataaaaaaaacctCTGTTGGTATCAAGTGTGCAACCATTACACCTGATGCAGCAAGAGtaaaagaatttaatttaaagaaaatgtgGAAAAGCCCAAATGGCACCATAAGAAACATATTAGATGGTACTGTTTTTCGAGCAcctatattaattaaaaatatacctAGACTTATACCTAATTGGAAGAAACCCATAGTAATAGGAAGGCATGCATATGCTGAtcaatataaacaaaaatcactgaaaattgaaaaaaaggGAAAATTTGAAATTGTTTTTACCCCAGATGATAATTCTGGAGTTGTAAGAGAAACTATCTTTGATTTCAAATCTCCTGGTGTATGCTTAGGTATGTATAATACTGAAGAGTCAATAAGAAATTTTGCTTTATCATGCTTTCAATATGCTTTAGACCTTAAAATGCCTGTTTATATGAGTACAAAAAATACTATactaaaaatttatgatGGATTATTTAAAGATGTATTTAATGAAGtttatgaagaaaaatttagaaaatcaTTTGAACAACATAATTTATGGTATGAACACAAATTAATTGATGATATGGTTGCGCAAGTTTTAAAATCGGAAGGAGGATTTGTATGGGCATGCAAAAATTATGATGGTGATATACAATCAGATGCAGTTGCACAGGGATATGGAACCTTAGGATTAATGAGTTCAATTCTGATGTGTCCTGACGGCGTTACATGTGTAGCAGAAGCTGCTCATGGTACTGTTACAAAGCATTATAGATGCTACCAAAAAGGGCAAAAAACTTCAACGAATCCTATTGCCTCTATTTTTGCTTGGACTAGAGGACTTCAGCAAAGAGCTAAGTTGGATAATAATCAAAAGCTACAACAATTTTGTTACGCTCTTGAAAAAGCATGCATTGAAACTGTCGAAGATGGGTTAATGTCTAAAGATTTAGTAGCTTGTATTAAaggaataaaaaatgttacaGAAAAGGATTATTTATATACGGATGATTTTATTGATGCAATTAATGAAAAgcttaaattaaaattactaGTTTACCAGTCGAAAAATGATTCACAAGCAACTACtacaaaattaaataatgataactGGAATCATTATGCTCCTCAAGAACATTCCTCATGA
- the UBC gene encoding ubiquitin-conjugating enzyme E2, putative, which produces MRKIKILEILIIYYILIFINDGNKVFIKSNFISKSPRYKCFANYRNKYLNFMIRTNYTTKKKINIYENPLYYKKKKKHILKGNKSITRRLFTLQPNKISSKSGLEPSKSVLKHIKKKYNLGNSNYRIQKELNNFLKNPPINCTIDVHPNNIRVWIVQYVGLENTIYANEVYKIKIIFSNDYPLKPPTVYFLQKPPKHTHVYSNGDICLSLLGDDYNPSLSISGLILSIISMLSSAKEKKLPIDNYTHADAKPGSSQNNFLYHDDKC; this is translated from the coding sequence atgagaaaaataaaaattctggagatcttaataatatattatatattaatttttataaatgatggaaataaagtttttataaaatcCAATTTTATTTCCAAAAGTCCTAGATATAAATGTTTTGCAAATTATAGGAACAAATACTTGAACTTTATGATAAGGACAAATTATACTACAAAAAAGAagattaatatatatgaaaatcctttatattacaaaaaaaagaaaaaacatatattgaAAGGAAATAAGAGTATTACAAGACGTTTATTTACATTACAACCAAATAAAATTTCAAGTAAAAGTGGATTAGAACCATCAAAAAGTGtattaaaacatataaaaaagaaatacaaTTTAGGAAATTCCAATTATAGAATCCAAAAAGagttaaataattttttaaaaaatccaCCTATTAATTGCACTATAGATGTGCACCCAAATAATATCAGAGTTTGGATTGTACAGTATGTGGGATTGGAAAATACCATATACGCTAATGaagtttataaaataaaaattattttttcaaatgaTTATCCATTGAAACCACCTACTGTATATTTTCTTCAGAAACCACCAAAACACACCCATGTATATTCAAATGGGGATATATGTTTAAGTTTATTAGGTGACGACTATAATCCTAGTTTATCTATTTCTGGTTTAATTTTATCAATTATATCTATGTTATCATCagcaaaagaaaaaaaattaccaATTGATAATTATACACATGCAGATGCAAAACCTGGAAGTAgtcaaaataattttctttatcatgATGACAAATgctaa
- the TRX2 gene encoding thioredoxin 2, putative, producing MKFFILVFFLFNFFYFLDVKCNKNISLLNDPLTPLNKFDKYYLRLFKRVERLQNVKNSLNGLYMKNRVVVIYFFAKWCPACVVQSKEMDKLEKLFGKQISLYRINLNENESLAKKYMVKSLPTIIIMKNNAVLERKDHYTTSGDLINLIKKHL from the exons atgaaattttttatattagttttttttctttttaattttttctactttttGGATGTTAAATGCAACAAAAACATATCTTTATTAAATGATCCCTTAACccctttaaataaatttgataaatattatttacgCTTATTCAAAAGAGTAGAAAGATTACAAAATGtgaaaaattctttaaat ggtttatatatgaaaaacagAGTTGttgttatttatttctttgcAAAATG gtGTCCTGCTTGTGTGGTGCAAAGTAAAGAAATG gATAAGTTGGAGAAACTTTTCGGGAAACAAATAAGTTTGTATAGAATTAATTTGAATGAAAACGAAAGCTtagcaaaaaaatatatggtGAAATCTTTACCAACaattattataatgaaaaataatgcTGTACTGGAAAGAAAAGATCATTATACTACAAGTggtgatttaattaatttgaTTAAAAAGCATttataa
- a CDS encoding inner membrane complex protein, putative has product MNKLEKNINETNDTMVESTCRTYIMEGYPTENGETQPELKEYYIYPNVVIHDYEKNSNSLLNFDCPKTPFSCQPKNSKVFIRRVDNKNTWFNKTYNVLNGSYYKDLSPPIISSRNSFDRKKMEEHNYYMDANERGETNEKYISNKMNDNTYMCSVDESNYPLKGQVLNDSNIQIDVPLCVQEATHSEKGYNVTLPMNPINQNGFYYNYITPEASDNECSINTAAVANFVHIFFRYIYKVFKLAFEKIKRDFNTKEVYFDSGMLPFHDLDISCEVCRTKYGDILMDAHNKDCLAYFEGYDETRTMFTKLWDIVNNWIDSRENSKIEIIRGKQNKNNEEAYYQLEEFPKDENGKIELPKFKTVDRQKSVKF; this is encoded by the coding sequence atgaataaattagaGAAGAACATAAATGAAACAAACGACACAATGGTTGAAAGTACCTGTAGAACGTATATTATGGAAGGGTACCCTACTGAAAATGGTGAAACTCAACCTGAATTAAAggaatattatatttatcctAATGTTGTAATTCatgattatgaaaaaaatagtaactctttattaaattttgatTGCCCAAAAACCCCATTTAGTTGCCAACCGAAAAATTCAAAAGTGTTTATTCGTAGAGTTGATAATAAGAATACATGGTTTAATAAAACTTACAACGTTTTAAATGGTTCATATTATAAAGATCTTAGCCCCCCTATAATTTCATCAAGAAATTCTTttgatagaaaaaaaatggaagaacataattattatatggATGCAAATGAAAGAGGAGAaactaatgaaaaatatatatctaatAAAATGAACGATAATACATATATGTGTTCCGTTGATGAATCTAATTATCCCCTAAAAGGGCAAGTTCTAAATGATAGTAATATACAAATAGATGTACCTCTTTGTGTCCAAGAAGCAACTCATAGTGAAAAAGGATATAATGTTACTTTACCAATGAATCCAATAAATCAGAATggattttattataattatattactcCAGAAGCTTCAGACAATGAATGTAGCATTAATACTGCAGCAGTTGCAAATTTTGttcatattttctttagatatatttataaagtaTTTAAGCTAGCTTtcgaaaaaataaaaagagacTTCAACACTAAAGAAGTTTATTTTGACTCAGGAATGCTACCGTTTCATGATTTAGATATATCATGTGAAGTTTGTAGGACTAAATATGGAGATATATTAATGGATGCGCATAATAAGGATTGTTTAGCATATTTTGAAGGATATGATGAAACCCGTACTATGTTTACAAAATTATGGGATATAGTTAACAATTGGATCGATTCAAGagaaaatagtaaaatagaaataataagAGGAaagcaaaataaaaataatgaagaagcTTACTATCAATTGGAAGAATTTCCAAAAGATGAAAATGGTAAAATTGAACTACCTAAATTTAAAACTGTTGATAGACAAAAATcagtaaaattttaa
- the SPC25 gene encoding kinetochore protein SPC25, putative, producing MENMVDNNEIKKSLQQQINQIIGDQEKQYNEIKSYIENEKKQIEILKNKTKEKKISINRINHEIEANTVLVAELKESVLEEEKKLEEYPKLIDEINDKLNLILKNFDSSKLEYKTVKLHKDYIQNEWQKKLETLYNLLGFEIILQDDKILIEFSNIQESEPQKKYRATVALNNGSYEAIETTPRINNFEDFVDHLNKGLPFTTFCCLLRRSFKELK from the exons atggaGAATATGGtagataataatgaaataaaaaaatctcTTCAACAACAGATAAATCAAATTATAGGAGATCAAGAAAAACAATACAATGAGATAAAATCTTAcatagaaaatgaaaaaa aacagatagaaattttaaaaaataaaactaaagaaaaaaaaatatcgaTAAATAGGATAAATCATG aaattgAAGCAAATACTGTACTAGTGGCTGAACTAAAAGAAAGTGtttta GAAGAAGAAAAGAAATTAGAAGAATATCCTAAATTAATTGATGAAATTAATGATAAacttaatttaattttaaaaaattttgattcaTCCAAATTAG AATATAAGACAGTGAAGTTACATAAAGATTACATTCAGAATGAATggcaaaaaaaattagaaaccCTATATAATCTTTTAGGTTTTGAAATAATTCTTCAAG AcgataaaattttaatagaatTTTCAAATATTCAAGAATCAGAACCTCAAAAAAAATACCGAGCTACAGTTGCATTAAATAATGGATCTTATGAAG CCATTGAAACAACACCTcgtataaataattttgaagATTTCGTTGACCATTTAAATAAAGGATTACCTTTTACTACTTTTTGTTGTTTACTTAGAAGATcttttaaagaattaaaataa
- the ROM6 gene encoding rhomboid protease ROM6, putative: MFLSHSFLKISYKKKNFYFNGKKCFHGFIKKRKIKNSVLKRKDRIKIEKKIKFKEKLKIIFFSSIYFFSADYIYHVYILKDKNENNLINQEKKNINEKKSELPGYLNKINILSKGSNTINQNVEKEKIKINEKREIKKIQQNEDPYEIKINRIKKKDGDENYIEKELINKKNQIFGYNENNKMTDKENNIKDIIANNCYRQHFLNGCNLFLLANGIVFLSWRLGELMKNKKLFHFMSRNFICSFDNIKKKYYHTILTASISHITFPHFLFNMWAFHTITNVLLSPEIKENKKNYLFFNYKSNSLEKKINDNDIINICILSSLFSTIPYIFLNKKNQILGASGAIMGLIYILSTVKPNEVFISIFPFPYLKLSSLQLCHLTILTNFLFLFFKRNVFSVAWSAHLFGLLGGVFYNIYQRKNNNYNYYPFIELSLKNGYIDYLNSYLDFVDMLKCLQLRTELFFSLDKNYIKILNRKIHTIKMLQSQRRLKYNIQKMKNLENMSK, encoded by the coding sequence atgtttttatcGCATAGCTTTTTAAAGataagttataaaaaaaaaaatttttattttaatggaaaaaaatgttttcatGGTTTTATcaagaaaaggaaaataaaaaatagtgtTCTTAAGAGAAAAGatagaataaaaatagaaaagaaaattaaatttaaagaaaaattgaagattattttttttagttctaTATACTTTTTCAGCGCTGATTATATTTATCATgtgtatatattaaaagataaaaatgagaacaatttaattaatcaagaaaaaaaaaatataaatgaaaagaaGAGTGAATTGCCAGgctatttaaataaaataaacatacTTAGTAAGGGAAGCAATACAATAAACCAAAAcgtagaaaaagaaaaaattaaaattaatgaaaaaagagaaataaaaaaaatacaacaaAATGAAGACCcttatgaaataaaaattaaccgtataaaaaaaaaagatggagatgaaaattatatagaaaaagaattgataaataaaaaaaatcagaTATTTggatataatgaaaataataaaatgacagataaggaaaataatattaaagatATAATTGCAAATAATTGTTATAGgcaacattttttaaatggtTGCAACTTATTTTTACTTGCAAATggaattgtttttttaagttGGAGATTAGGagaattaatgaaaaataaaaaattatttcattttatgagtagaaattttatatgctcttttgataatattaaaaaaaaatattatcataCAATTTTAACTGCTAGTATTAGTCATATAACTTTTccacattttttatttaatatgtgGGCTTTTCATACTATAACTAACGTGTTATTGTCTCCtgaaattaaagaaaataaaaaaaattatttattttttaattataagtCAAATagtttagaaaaaaaaattaacgataatgatataattaatatatgtattttatcTTCTTTGTTTTCTACTAttccatatatatttttgaataaaaaaaatcaaattcTAGGTGCATCTGGAGCAATAATGGGgcttatttatattttatctaCAGTTAAACCAAATGAAGtgtttatttctatttttccttttccttaCTTAAAATTATCTTCATTACAATTATGTCATTTAACTATTTTAACaaatttcctttttctattttttaaaagaaatgtttTCAGTGTTGCATGGTCAGCACATTTATTTGGACTTTTAGGAGGagtattttataatatttatcaaagaaaaaataacaattataattattatccttttattgaattatcattaaaaaatggATATATTGATTATCTTAATTCTTACTTAGATTTCGTTGATATGCTGAAGTGTTTACAATTAAGAACTGaattattcttttctttagataaaaattatattaaaatattaaacagAAAAATTCATACAATTAAAATGCTTCAATCACAGAGAAGATTAAAGtataatattcaaaaaatgaaaaatttagaaaacaTGTCAAAGTAA